A genomic window from Gossypium hirsutum isolate 1008001.06 chromosome D10, Gossypium_hirsutum_v2.1, whole genome shotgun sequence includes:
- the LOC107935707 gene encoding ankyrin repeat-containing protein BDA1 produces the protein MDERMIQAAQTGDINLLYELILNDPYVLQRIDDVPFFHTPVHVAAFAGHIEFMMEMIKLKPTFARKLNQAGFSPMHLALQNDRTHAVLRLLRFDEGLVRVKGREDLTPLHHVVQTGNVDLLIKLLAVCPEAIEDVTVRDLAVKNDMFEAFQVLVGWLIRSRHGAAQRWEKELLSWADIDGNTVLHIAAIRHRPRVYANFPNQVNY, from the coding sequence ATGGATGAGAGGATGATACAGGCTGCCCAAACAGGAGATATTAACCTCTTGTATGAGTTGATTCTGAATGATCCATATGTTTTACAGCGTATTGATGATGTGCCTTTTTTTCATACTCCAGTGCATGTAGCTGCCTTTGCTGGGCATATTGAGTTTATGATGGAGATGATCAAATTAAAGCCGACGTTTGCGAGAAAGCTAAACCAAGCTGGGTTTAGCCCCATGCACTTGGCTCTGCAAAATGACAGAACTCATGCAGTGCTTCGACTCCTCAGGTTTGATGAAGGCCTTGTTCGTGTCAAAGGGAGGGAGGACCTCACTCCTCTGCACCATGTAGTTCAAACTGGAAATGTTGATCTTTTGATCAAATTACTTGCGGTTTGTCCTGAGGCTATTGAAGATGTGACTGTTCGAGATCTTGCAGTAAAAAACGACATGTTTGAAGCATTTCAAGTCTTGGTGGGGTGGCTTATAAGGAGCCGCCATGGAGCTGCACAACGTTGGGAGAAAGAACTGCTTAGTTGGGCGGACATTGATGGCAACACTGTGCTGCACATTGCAGCTATCAGACACAGACCTCGGGTATATGCTAATTTTCCTAATCAAGTCAATTATTGA